A window of Gossypium hirsutum isolate 1008001.06 chromosome D13, Gossypium_hirsutum_v2.1, whole genome shotgun sequence genomic DNA:
ACCATTTCTACCTCCTTTCTCCCTCTATATAAACCTCTTCCCACCCAAGCTGCCATTGCCAAAACCCATCAACTTCACCTCTATTCTTCTTACTTGGGACCTATATTTAGTCTTGAAATTTGACTGTGAAAATGGGTTTCGCATTTGCATATCGACTTATCTTAGTCGTGGCAGTTGCTTCCGTGTTGGGAATAAGCCTGGCAAATAAAGACTGGGGCTCCCCTAATTCCAACTACACTGGTTGGGGCTGGGGCTGGGGCTGGGGCTGGGGCTCCTCGAAGTCTAACCACACTGGTCAAGGCTTTAATAACCATCCCGTGAATGAAACTCAAGGACCCAAAAAGATAATTGTTGGTGGATCAGAAAACTGGCATTTCGGCTTCAACTACTCCGATTGGGCATTCAACAATGCACCATTTTACTTCAACGATACTCTAGGTGAGTCCATAATATTACATTTTACAAACCAAAGAAATGGGAAGCTAccttgtttttatatttatttgctgAAATAAAtgatgttttgaattggtttacGTAGTGTTCAAGTACGATCCACCAAGCAACACCACATTCCCTCACAGTGTTTACTTGTTCTCTGACCGATGGAGCTACTTGAATTGCGACTTAAAGAGAGCGAAGATGGTGGCAAATGCAACCCAAGGCGGTGGCGAAGGATTCGAGTTTGTGCTGAAGAGGTGGACACCCTATTACTTTGCTTGTGGTGAACGTAATGGCTTCCATTGTAAGGTCGGAGGCATGAGGTTCATGGTGATGCCACTCTTTCGTTGGCATTACTAGAATACTTGGGAGATGATCACATTTTAAGGAATATCGACATCCAATATAACAAAGATTTTTAGACTTTGATGACAAAATTAATGTGTAATCGTTTCTTaaaatgatgaataaattaaCTGtcatcttattatttattttatcaataatttctttacaattttttttacacaatgtTTAGAATTATCTATAGTCTCTTTCTAACctataaatagaagaataatgcCCTTTAACACACTCAAATTCACATCCTCCTGCATTAACAACAATATCCATGCCAattgaattaaaactcaatcgacttcttaatttatttcaaaagaaaaaaatacatctTTAATTTCTAGACCTTTACTTAGTTAACTCATTTAAAAGACATTAAATCTTCTTTAATTCTACACTGATCTGTAAGTTTGAACATCCATTTGCCATGTTAATGTTAAGTGATATATATACGGGGCTTATAGGGATAGAAAGCCtttaagaaagaaaattttatgcCCTTCAACTTAATTCACACTCAATTAAGTTGTTATCATTAAtccaaaaaatcaattaagtccctTAATTGTTGATTTTCATCTTTGATCCCGTTGATGATTAAAATTAGCTAATTGGATGGCGGTATTTACctaattcatatttaattttctatttttctaataaaaattattaaaaattataaataaaatatcaaatttaccCTCAATGTTtgcatttttattaatttagtccttattctagtttaaactaaatttaatcattaatctttcAAAAAGAGTTAAATCGCTCTTTTTTTAATGAAGatgttgactaaaacattaattttttaatgatggtGCGACAACCCGCGTTACATTTTGTACTTCATATTGACAtgacattatttatattttatattacgtcaataaatgatttaaaatttataaaaatattaaacaaaactcaaaatttaagaaattataaaaaaatcataaaaataaaaaaaatagtatgaaATACATTTAGATTGCCACGTAAgttattatgtttaaaattttaacattttaattagtattttcattatttttgttaaaaaaaataacaactcCATTCTTTTCGAAAAGTTGATTAAATTCGTTTTTTTTTAAAGGTGAAATTTAACTTGCAATTGGAGAAGGAGGAGTCGCTATATAAGCCAAGGTGAAGGTGCAACAAAGGGTATTGGGTTCATGCAATGCATTgggttaaaaaaatgtttttttccgagtttttataattttgtatgatttttcttataaatttttttatttttataaaaaaataaaagattaaatctGAAGGTACCATTTATCTAGGTTGATTTTAATAATCAACAAAATCAATAACGGAAGAGTTAACAGTAAAATTTGAATGGTTGCAAGGggcttaattatatttttaattatttttggtttaaGAGCTTTTTAGAGTACAAACATGGCATAATGAAGTCCCAAAGCATTAGAAAGTGCAAGATCGTGGAACCTAAAAGTTACTATTCCTGGCTTATAGTTGAATGTTTTCGAATTGCCTTCTATTCCTCGCcaaagtttgaaaatgaaaatgacaatCAACAGGTAAAGCTGTCATTATTACATCACATAAACGTATGACTAACTATGTCCTGTCAACCCCAGATCAAAGTATGGCACTTTTCACATTTTGTTATGGTACTGGAGAAGATGTAACACAATCCAAGAACTAAAACTGAACTGAATGATCAAAGGCAATTTACAAAATTCCCCACCTACCACCATTAGCCAACGGCGGCACCTCGGCTCACCCACCATCACAATCATATGATTTTTCACACTGCTTCTAAACTTTAACTGTTAATGGTAAACACAGTTCAATGCTCTCTGACCAATAACTTTTAAAACCCAAGAAAAACCAACGCCAACCCATACAATTCCCAAACCCAAGCAAAATCAACATTTAAAATGGGTTTAGTTTCAGAATCTTTTAAGGCAGTTTGGAGTTTGGTATcaatatgagaaaaaaaaaaacaaagatttaaGTATCAATGTGGAAAACAGGTATAATTTGAAGGCTAAAATGCGAATAAAGCCAAATATTTGCCATATCATTGCTGTTTCCATTTTCTCGCCTACCCAAAGCAGAAAAAAAGGTCAATTTGGCACATTTGCACCATTTTCCACCTCCTTTCTCCCCTTTATATAAACCTCTTCCCCAACATGCCATTGCCAAAAACCATCAACTTCAACTCCATTTTCTTTTAGCTGAATCTTATATTGAGTCTTGAAATTTGACTCTGAAAATGGGTTTCACGTTTGCATATCAACTTATCCTAGTTGTGGCAACTGCTTCCGTGTTGGGAGTAAGCCTGGCTAATAAGGACTGGGGCTCCCCTAACTCCAACTACACTGGCTGGGGTTGGGGTTGGGGTTGGGGCTCCTCTACGTCTAACCACACTGGTCAAGGCTTTAATAACCATCCCTTGAATGAAACTCAAGGATCCAAAAAGATCATTGTTGGTGGATCAGAAAACTGGCATTTTGGCTTCAACTACTCCAATTGGGCATTCAACAATGCACCCTTTTACTTCAACGATACTCTAGGTGAGTCCTTAATATTACATTTTACAAACCAAAGAAATGGGAAGCTAccttgtttttatatttatttgttgaaATAAATggtgttttgaattggtttgcGTACGTAGTGTTCAAGTACGATCCACCAAGCAATACCACAGTCCCTCACAGCGTTTACTTGTTTCCCGACCGATGGAGCTACTTGAATTGCGACTTAAAGAGAGCAAAGATGGTGGCAAA
This region includes:
- the LOC107894962 gene encoding uncharacterized protein — its product is MGFAFAYRLILVVAVASVLGISLANKDWGSPNSNYTGWGWGWGWGWGSSKSNHTGQGFNNHPVNETQGPKKIIVGGSENWHFGFNYSDWAFNNAPFYFNDTLVFKYDPPSNTTFPHSVYLFSDRWSYLNCDLKRAKMVANATQGGGEGFEFVLKRWTPYYFACGERNGFHCKVGGMRFMVMPLFRWHY
- the LOC107919602 gene encoding uncharacterized protein, producing the protein MGFTFAYQLILVVATASVLGVSLANKDWGSPNSNYTGWGWGWGWGSSTSNHTGQGFNNHPLNETQGSKKIIVGGSENWHFGFNYSNWAFNNAPFYFNDTLVFKYDPPSNTTVPHSVYLFPDRWSYLNCDLKRAKMVANTTEGGGDGFEFVLKRWTPYYFACGERNGFHCKVGSMRFMVMPLFRWHY